In Carassius gibelio isolate Cgi1373 ecotype wild population from Czech Republic chromosome B4, carGib1.2-hapl.c, whole genome shotgun sequence, one DNA window encodes the following:
- the LOC127955995 gene encoding gastrula zinc finger protein XlCGF57.1-like: MAFIKDETEDLRIEEVFSLKQEDFEGKTEFIEDNKDKEELSEVEDKNHASKIKSGEKPKQKDLKKRRAEKSSNCSQCGKSFSRKNNLERHMRIHTGEKPFTCDQCGKSFSRKRNLGLHVKVHTGEKTFTCDCGKGFLRKYHLDVHMRSHTGEKPFPCTQCGKSFTCKHILKLHMVIHTGEKPFNCDQCGKRFFRKYHLNSHMRLHTGDKPFTCTQCEKSFICKSQLELHMRVHTGEKPYICDQCGKSFSLSSSLRNHMITHTAEKLYACAECGKRFLWATNLRTHQKVHTKEKPHSCNSLLSLKEHHKKHTSVGKNMCFVCEKTFTSAGNLKVHERIHTGEKPYKCSHCDKRFNHSSALKTHWRIHTGEKPYKCSHCDKRFSQQSNLKTHEKSHTGEKPYQ; encoded by the coding sequence AGTTTATTGAAGACAATAAGGATAAGGAGGAATTGAGTGAAGTTGAGGATAAAAATCATGCATCAAAAATCAAAAGTGGAGAAAAAcccaaacagaaagatttaaagaaaagaagAGCCGAGAAATCTTCCAACTGCTCTCAGTGCGGAAAGAGTTTCTCACGCAAAAATAATCTTGAGcgtcacatgagaattcatactggagagaaaccgttcacTTGTGATCAATGTGGCAAGAGTTTCTCACGCAAACGTAATCTCGGGCTTCACGTGaaagttcatactggagagaaaacaTTCACTTGTGATTGCGGAAAGGGTTTCTTACGTAAATATCATCTAGATGTTCACATGAGatctcacactggagagaaaccgtttcCCTGCACGCAGTGTGGCAAGAGTTTCACATGCAAACACATTCTTAAACTTCACATGgtcattcacactggagagaaaccgttcaATTGTGATCAATGCGGGAAGCGTTTCTTTCGCAAATATCATCTAAATTCTCACATGAGATTACACACTGGAGACAAACCATTTACCTGCACTCAGTGTGAGAAGAGTTTCATATGCAAATCTCAACTTGAgcttcacatgagagttcacactggagagaaaccatacatttgtgatcagtgtgggaagagtttctcaCTATCGTCAAGCCTTAGGAATCATATGATCACCCACACTGCAGAGAAACTCTACGCATGTGCTGAGTGTGGCAAAAGATTTTTGTGGGCTACAAACCTGAGGACACACCAGAAAGTTCATACAAAGGAGAAGCCACATTCATGTAATTCATTActaagtttgaaagaacatcaCAAAAAGCATACCAGTGTGGGAAAGAACATGTGCTTTgtgtgtgaaaagacttttactTCAGCGGGCAATTTAAAAGtgcatgagaggatccacactggagaaaaaccttataagtgttcacactgtgacaagagattcaatcatTCATCAGCTCTGAAAACACATtggaggattcacactggagaaaaaccttacaagtgttcacactgtgacaagagattcagtcagcaatcaaatctgaaaacacatgagaaaagccacactggagagaaaccttatcaATGA